In Truepera sp., the sequence TCCAGCCGGTACTCACCGGATCGATGAACACCAGGTCCGTGACGTCTAGGAGCGACCACTCGTTGTCGGCCAGCCGGTAAGGCGCCGGCAGCGGCTCGCCCTCTTCCCCCATCACCACACGGCGCGGACCGAAAGTGCCCAGGTGCAGCCAGACGGATGAGGACCCCGGGCCGCCGTTGTAGGCGAACGTGATGGGCCGCTCGGCGGCGTTCTCCACGTCCTGGCGCGTGTACGCCGTCACGAACAGCCGCGCCACCGTGCGCACGCCCTTGCTCACGCCGTCCTCGACGGCCTCGCGGTTGAGCGACACCAGGCCCGACGTGGCGCGGTAACGCACACTCCCACCACCGATGACGACCTCGTGCTCGGTGGTGACGAGCTCGTCGGGGATGAGCTTAGGCGGCTCGGGCGGAGTTGGTTCGGTTGACATGGTGGGCCTCCGGGGGTGCGTTGCGACAGGGTAACAGGGGTGTGACCCTCGCCCGTTGTGGAGGGGCTTCTCGTCTTGCGCGGCCGCCATGGCAAACCCGAGATTATGGCTCAGGCCGCTCATGAACGACCTTTGCGCCGATTTGCAGTCCGTTCTCCAATCGGTGCATGACGAGCAGACCGGTTACCGGTGGTCGGCGCGAGGGCTTCCCTGGCATTCGACCAGGAGACCGGCTGGATGCAGTTCGGCCTATCCTCCCAGACTCCCGGGCGCTAGAACTTGCGCCCGATTCTGAGGGTGGCGCGTCAGCGCCGTACTCGCGCCCTACAGTCGCCGGTCGAACTCGAACGGCACCGGCTCGCCGATGCTCAGGCGCCCGATTCCAGGGTGGTTGACGGAGACCAAGTAGTTGAACTCCCAGGGCACGATCACGCTCGGCACCCGCAGAACCGTGCTAGCGCCTGACGCCACCCACCTGCTCCCAGCATCCTGCGTGCCAGGCGGAGCTGGGCTCTGGCGCCACCCTTCAGGGAGGCTAGGCAACTCCAGAATCAGCTCTTCCGGAATCTGCACTCGGAAGGCTTGGAATGGTGTGAGATGGTCGGGTGAGCCGGCGTGAACCAGGACCTCGAGTGCCGCGAGGCTGGTGGTCGCCGCTAGGTAAACCACACGCGTTCCGGGATGGTTCCAGCGGTTGCCCGTTTGGTAACTACCTTCGCCATCGAACGCACTGCCCGCTCGCGCCTGGCTGACCAGGCGCCAGGCCGTGATCACGCGGGAGCGCCGTCCAGGATGCGTTCTAGGAGCCGGTTCACTTCGGCGGCCCCCACTGATGTTCTGGAGTAGGCGAGGGGGCTCTCGCCACCTAGCTGCTGATTCGGCCTGGTGAACCAAGCGTGTACACGCTCGACTGAAGTGAAGACCGTCCCGGCCTTGGCTGCCAGGGCCGCGAGCCGCAACAGTCGGTCGCTCTCCTCCGGGGTGAAGACACCTTCCTTCTTCCGGCGAGTGAGGGTGGAGATGCTGATGCTGACCGCGTTCGCCAGTTGCTGGTCGGAGAGCTGTAATGCTGCGGCGACCCGTTGCCAACCGGTGCTTGGTAGGCCCGCCAGGAGCGCGTCGATGGCTTGACGCTGTCCAGGTGCGTCCACGCCCAGCAGCGCGAACGCCTCGCCCTCCGGCTGGAATACCGGCGTTTCCATATGGAGATTGTAACATGCTCATGTGGCGGCACGAGCAAGCAGCGTGAGCAGCCGCTCGCGTACGACGACCTCATCGAACAGGCCGAAGTTTGCAGAGCATTAGACGTACCGCCGGCAGCTTCAGTCCGTTTCTGACCCCTCCAACCACTTCCTCACGATCCTGCGGATCTGATACGTGTGGCCTGCCTCGTGCTCCAGCAGGTGGTAAACCGTCCACGCCATCGTGATGCCGTGGTTCTCTCCCGGCGGCGACCTCAGTTCGTTCCACTGCTCTTCTGACATCGCGCTGACTATGTCAAGGAACCGCCTCCGCGATTCGGCCAGCTTGGCGACGTGATCCTCGAGCGCCACGCCTGGTATGTGCCTCAGCGAACCTTCGTCCGTCCGATCGTCGAACGGGAACAGCGTGCTCCAATCGTCTGGCAAGGCGCCGCCGAGGATATCGACGTAGAGCCAGCCCAACTCCACCCCGGCGATGTGATAAAGCAACGTGCCCACCGAGTTATCGTTCCCGTCGGCTCCGCGCCAATCGATGAACTCCTGACCGAAACCGGCTCGCTCTATCCTGCCGAGTGTCGTGAGGAGGTTGCGGCGCGCTTCCTGCATCGCCCAGAGCCACACGCCCACCTGGGGAATGGCACCGGGGTATGCCCCCATGGTGTGAACGTAACGCTCGTTCATTGGTTCGCTCATAGGTGTTCCTCTCGCGGCGTCGGCTGGAGCGGGCAAAACGCTAATGGTCCATAATGCACCATGCTCAAGCTTGCGACCATCGTCTGGGGTGTAAAGCGGTACGAACAAGCTATTCGATTCTGGATGGCCGCGCTCGACTACGTGCCGAAGCGACCCCCCGATGACGACTGGGCACTCCTGGTGCCGAGGAACGGCAGCGGCGTCCAGATGGCCGTCCAGGTGGTCACGTCAGACGCGGCGTCCCATCAGCGCCACCACCTCGACCTGTACGCCAAAGACCAGGTCGCCGAAGTCGAGAGGCTGATCGGCCTCGGTGCAACGCGCGTCGATTGGCGCTATCCAGAGGATGCCGACTTCGTGGTGCTGGCCGACCCGGACGGCAACCGCTTCTGTGTGATAGCCGCGGGTGACGAAGCCGAGGGTGACTTCTAGGCTTCGAAGTTCGCGTGAGGTCGCTTGAGGTCACGTGAGGTGAAAACTGAGCCGGCCAAGGCAATGCGCACCCTAAGGGTCTGCAATGGCCGCCTCGCTGCCGGGCTTGACGCCACTGACCCACCACGTAGACTTAGTCCATTGCTTAGTCTATAGTGCCACCATGACGAAGACCGTGAACATTCACGAGGCCAAGACCCACTTGTCTAAGTTGCTGGAGAGGGTCGCGCTGGGTGAGGACGTGATCATCGCCAAGGCTGGCGAGCCTGTGGCGAAACTGAGTCCACTACCGCCCATGCGGGCACGCGTTCCCGGCGGCGCCGAGGGGATGACGGTGCCCGACAGCTTCTTCGATGAGCTTCCGATCGACTTCCGCCGGCACTTCGAATGAGGCTATTGCTCGATACGCACGCCTTCTTGTGGTGGTGCGCCAACGATCCTCGGCTGTCGACGAAGGTGACGGCAGCCGTAGGTGATGGCGACAATGAAGTGTATTTCAGCGCCGTCAGCGGCTGGGAGATCGCCATCAAGTCAAGGCTGGGTCGCCTTGATCTACCCGAAGCTCCTACCGAGTTCGTGCCGCGCATGCTTCAGCTCCATGCGTTCGGCGTACTTCCGATCACGTTGAGACATGCGCTTTCCGATTTCCAGCTACCTGCGGTACACCCCGATCCGTTCGACCGCCTTCTCGTTAGTCAAGCCCAGGTGGAGGGACTGACGCTCGTAACGAACGATCGAGCGATGGGTAAGTATGACGTTGCAACGTTCTGGTAGGTGCCCAGCCCGGACTACATGGCCGCGGCGTCACTTGCTGACCTCGATCAGCACGCCACTCATGGGCAGGCCGGTGACAGTCGCCGCCAAGCCCGAATCCGCACCCTGCGCCACCACCTGCTCGAGCGTCAACTGGAAGCTCGCAGTGGGGGGAACAGCCGTACGGCACGCCACCAGGCTCAGGCAAGCCAGCACTAGTAGGACCAGACGTGACTTCCGGCGCCGGACGAAGAGAAGCGGAGGGATCAGTAGGCCGGCAAGGGCCAACCAGCCTGTTGCGGGCGCGGCGCCTCGGGGACCGAGTGCCGAGCCGGCGACGGCCCCGTCAAGATCG encodes:
- a CDS encoding RES family NAD+ phosphorylase gives rise to the protein MITAWRLVSQARAGSAFDGEGSYQTGNRWNHPGTRVVYLAATTSLAALEVLVHAGSPDHLTPFQAFRVQIPEELILELPSLPEGWRQSPAPPGTQDAGSRWVASGASTVLRVPSVIVPWEFNYLVSVNHPGIGRLSIGEPVPFEFDRRL
- a CDS encoding antitoxin Xre-like helix-turn-helix domain-containing protein; its protein translation is METPVFQPEGEAFALLGVDAPGQRQAIDALLAGLPSTGWQRVAAALQLSDQQLANAVSISISTLTRRKKEGVFTPEESDRLLRLAALAAKAGTVFTSVERVHAWFTRPNQQLGGESPLAYSRTSVGAAEVNRLLERILDGAPA
- a CDS encoding DinB family protein; translated protein: MNERYVHTMGAYPGAIPQVGVWLWAMQEARRNLLTTLGRIERAGFGQEFIDWRGADGNDNSVGTLLYHIAGVELGWLYVDILGGALPDDWSTLFPFDDRTDEGSLRHIPGVALEDHVAKLAESRRRFLDIVSAMSEEQWNELRSPPGENHGITMAWTVYHLLEHEAGHTYQIRRIVRKWLEGSETD
- a CDS encoding VOC family protein — protein: MLKLATIVWGVKRYEQAIRFWMAALDYVPKRPPDDDWALLVPRNGSGVQMAVQVVTSDAASHQRHHLDLYAKDQVAEVERLIGLGATRVDWRYPEDADFVVLADPDGNRFCVIAAGDEAEGDF
- a CDS encoding type II toxin-antitoxin system Phd/YefM family antitoxin, translated to MTKTVNIHEAKTHLSKLLERVALGEDVIIAKAGEPVAKLSPLPPMRARVPGGAEGMTVPDSFFDELPIDFRRHFE
- a CDS encoding type II toxin-antitoxin system VapC family toxin, with translation MRLLLDTHAFLWWCANDPRLSTKVTAAVGDGDNEVYFSAVSGWEIAIKSRLGRLDLPEAPTEFVPRMLQLHAFGVLPITLRHALSDFQLPAVHPDPFDRLLVSQAQVEGLTLVTNDRAMGKYDVATFW